GCAAACTGTAGATGAAGGGATTTAGGAAAGGGGTAACCACAGAGTAGACCACTGCCAAGGCTCTGTCATAGTCAAGGGAATAACTTTTCTTCAACCGCACATACATGAAGAGAATGCtaccatagaagatgagaaccacAGTGAGGTGGGATGCACATGTGGAGAAAGCCTTCTTCTTGCCTTCAGCAGAAGGAATCCTGAGTACTGTGCGGATAATTTGTAGGTAGGAGCTGAGAATCAGCAGGAATGTGACCAGGATCTTGCAGGAGTTTACAATAAAATCTACCAGGACATTGACTGATGTGTCAGTACAAGCCAAGCTCAGCACAGGAGGGAAGTCACAAAAGATGTGTTGAATATGATTGGGACCACAGAAAGGAAGACGAGACACCAAGGAAATTTCTACCACTGGCCCTGCCAAGCCTCCCAACCAGCAGCCAATAGCAATCTTGGTGCAGAGTGTCTGGGTCATGAGGGTAGGATAATGGAGGGGCCGGCAGATGGCTAAGTACCTGTCATATGCCATTGCTGTCAGGAGATAGCACTCGGTAGCTCCAAGAGAGTGGAAGAAATAGATCTGCAGGAGGCATCCAGAAAAGGAAATGGTCTTCTTCTCACTTAGCAAGTTTGCCAGCATCTTAGGGATGGTGGCAGCTGTGTAGCCAAGCTCCAAGAAGGAGAGAATGCTGACAAACttgtacatgggtgtgtggagcCGAGAGTCCATGTGGACCAGCAAGAATATCAGCAGGTTTCCCAATATTGTAGTGAGGTAAATGGCaagcaacaagaaaaagagaTAAGTCTGGACACCTTGAAGGTAAGGGAAGCCCAAAATGATGAATTCTGTTACCTGGCTCCAGTTTCCAGTGTCCATTGCTTAGCATTCATGTGCTTATAAAGTAAGATCTAGAAGACATATGAGGGGAATTAGCCATTGGCATCTTATCAAGGAAACTTTTAATGCCTTCCCCAGACTGCTAGTGTAAACTTCCCCTAGTACATGCTTTGAGAGGCAAGCATTGAATCCCATCCCTGCCCACTCTTCCAGTCTTCAGTAATTAGAATTATTCAATAATTAGAACTAAACTGCCCATTTCTGCACAACCAATCTTTGGCCACACATCCACCTTATAACTCACTTATCTTGCTTACTGTAGGCTTCAGAACTTTGTCTTCCTAATTCATGGTGCATGTTGCCTTATATATTGTGTAAGAGCATCACTTATACTGGGAAGTATCAACAGTGTACCAGACCAAGGATGTGCAATTCCCATTACATTTCCTGCGTTCTAACTTCAACTTGTTTGCTTCCTCAAGATTTTGTCTCCTGAAACACTGATATTTTCATTCCTACCTCCTTATATTCACTcatgaaaacaaaactaacacCACTATTCTCAAAAATATCAGTCAGAATTTTAGGCCTCTTTGAGGCACTAGTAAAAATTGCAATAGAAACTAAGACAGATTAAATAAATGAAGGAGACTCAAATAGACCAAGCAAATCTTACACCACCCTTCTCTCCTCCAAAATGGCCACTTCCTCAATCCTCCCTATTTCCAATCTTAAATGCACTTCTCTTACTCATTATTGGTACAGATAAAAGATATTTATGGTCAATATAACTAAATATTGTTGAATATTTCCTAAACATTATAACTATGCACAGACTCAGGGATTAACTAAGCTATAGTGGCCAATGCTAAGAAGCTCCTGTTTccttctttgtatgtttttctttactttacttgttatacaaaattatatgtatttgttaTGTAGGACATTGTGCTGTAAAGTGAGGAAGGATTGGACGCAGCTAGTTAAGTATGGTGTCAGGTAACTGTCATTTTGTGATGAAGATACTTGACACCTGTTCtcttggtattttaaaaaatacagtgaaCTGGGatattgagatggctcagtgcacaAATGCACTTGGCACCAAGCctaaagatctgagtttgatccagtgtcccacatggtagaaggagagaaaagactaATAAAACTTGTCCTCTGTCCCCCACACCtttgccatggcacacacacacacacacacttacaaacacacacacaaacatacatgtgcacacacacaaatataatttttaaaatacaatatactGTTATTAACTAAACTCACCCTGTTGTCTAAAGATTTTAATATTCTAACagactaaataaagaaataagcacAATACTTTCTCAGACTATTCTATCAGTAAAAAACATGACAATAATCTCACTCACaaaacaaacatgtacacatgcacatgactccacacacaacacatgcacctCAGTCCCCTAGTTCATGATATTTATATACTATTCATATAATTCATATAATTTGACATCTCTTTTCACTCATTTTTTTCAGATCCAAGTCACTCAATATAATTATAAATCTctgtttatttcaaaaatattttatcatttcgaCTTAATTGGTCTTTTCTAGCAGTAATAAACATTGATACAACGTTAAAAGAAGCTCAAGGACCATCATACATTTGAATGTCACTgaagtgtttgaatttttaaatataacatcTATTCCATCTATTCCTATCCATTCATAAAGATAAAAGAGCTTTCAACACCAcctaaaagaaggaaggatggatgcaGTAGCATAATCCATCCTCACTAGATGCAGCACCTCTTTGGGCTGACTCAGACCAGCAAAGACTCATACTCTCTCCTGCAGGAAGAAAACTGTCCTCAAAATCTCCTACAAATGAACATCAAACCCCTGCCAGCACTGACGATGCCAGGTGGTGATACGACAGCCTTCTCTATTATAGAAATACTTAGACTGATAAAACTCTTCCTCCTTTGACATGAAATCTGACTTCCAAGCACTCTTTTTATTCTGTGGAGTGACCCTATCATTTTGATTGTGAGTCATGCTTttaaacatcatcatcatcaatatgTTCACCATTATCATCAAAATTTCATTGTCAGGGGCTCCATGCATTCAATATTGACTCATCTGTTTGTATTGTTCGCACATTAAAACTTTGTCTCATCTGTAGGACCCTGAAGACACCTAAATCTCCATTTACCTCATGCTCACTTCTTTCTCTGGCTATGCAGGATAAAAGTATCTTTTTCTGCTGCTCCCAGCAGTCATAGGCTGGGGAAATGTCTTAGTGGGTAAGAACTCTGTCTTGTCAAGCTTGAGGACTTTGGTTTGAATGTCTAGCACCTGCATGAAAAATCAAGCTAGGCTGCTTGAGCCTGTTACCTATCATTGGCAGACAAAAACAGGTGGTTCTCAAGAGTTCGCTGGCTAGCCATCCTAACTTCAGTGGTGAAATTTCAGTTTAATGACCTTGATTCAAAGAATTAAGacagagagtgatagaggaaaaGAACCAACATCCCAGAATCCTACTCATGGTCATCTGAACATCACACAGAGAAATATacagacacaaagagacagagatagaaattTGAGAGaataacagagacagagagagatccagTCATACTTCCTCACTGCCCTTATATACTGATTCAGATTCTAAGTTATTCTTATCCTTGTATTTTACCCTACAGAAGTAGCTTTCTGtgagcttttaaaaatgtttatttgtattacttttgaatgtatatatgtgtgtgtgtgtgtctgtgtgtggtctgCATAtaggtatatgcacatgagtgcagttgtCCACGAAGGCCTGAGGTGCCAGATCCTAAGAAGCTGGAGTCAGAAAAAGTAGTAGTAgtgagccacctaatgtgggCATTGTGcacctaactcaggtcctctggaagaacagggatgtttcttaactgctaagccatctcatcagcccaacTGCAAGCCTtttgaaatcaaaatataaattcCGTACTTTAGTTACTACATAGAATTCTTGCACAATGTCTGATGTATCAGAGAGGTGATGGCTGATGAACAATATAATGTCAATCTAAATGCTTGTCCGGGTCTTTTTTGAGGGCCATCTCCTTTGGTGTAAGAACTGGAGTAAGGGCTGTTAGAAGACATAACATATTTACAAATTTGTACTTTTCTTAGTTAGGCCATATCTCACTTCTCATATTCCAAGAAGCTTTCAGAATTAGTGTCTTGCATTTTACTCTCTACTTCATTGTCTCTGACCTGTATCTACTGAGACATAAGTCCAAATGGGTTGCAACTTAAAAGATCAACTCCCTCAATTtctccattttaaaaagaaggacaTGGGAATCAAGGAAGGCAAAATGCCTTGTCAAAAATCACATACTTGCTTAAAAGCATATCAAAATCGTTAATTTTGAGATTAGGTTCTTCACATTTACAAAGGGGAATAtatgcctggcatggtggcacattttTAACCCTGGTACATTCTGAACTATTGTATGCGAACCTATCTCAAGAAAGAATGACTGTGTATGAGCATAAATAGTGACTTTTCAACAATATTAGTTTTGTGTTCTACACAATATGAACATTCCATGAACCCTAATCATTTGGCGCACTTTGTATTTCTGAATGTTCTTGGTCTTTTCCTAATGACCAACCTAGAAAGAAAGATGATAAAGTGTCTGCCTGACACATTCTTACTCACAGCTGGATAATGAGGATCCTTTAGGGCTTGACTCTGGGGCCACAGGTGAGTCTCCAGCTGAAATAGAACTCCCCCATCACGACCTATTTCATTTCTTTGCAGAAACGTGTAACCACGCATAAGTGATGCATGAGTTGAGCTTTCTCACTTTGAGAAAACCTGCACAAGTAAATCAAACCTTAAAATATTCCCCTTTCAAGATCTATATTCTTGATTGGGCAGAGGTCTCTGGGCCTTCACAGCAGACCTCTTGAGGTTACTAAGGTGTTCCTTTGGGAAGCGAACTGGCATCCATGAAGTTCATTACCCAGGAGTCCTTTGCCTCCTGCCTACTTAGCTTATTGCAACAATTACCATCAGTTCAAGATGCAAGACTCTCTTGCTGCAGTGTTTTTTTCATTAGTGATTACCACCATAAAACTCCAAAACAAACTGGGTCCCTGCATTGCAAAACTTTAGAGAAAGAAATTTACACTTTCTCATACATGTAATAGAACCTTCATAAAATGTGACTGTCTTGGTCCCTGGGATGATGAAGAGAGACACAATCTGAGAACATAGAAACTATCACTGCAGGCCCTAATCCTGACTATTAGTAAAACTAGAGCAGTTTTACATCCTCTCTTCCACCAGTACATGACAGTGTTAGCTTGCCCTGAACATATTGCTACCCCAGGATTCTAGATTTCAATCTAGCTGCAACTTCAACTATTCATGTGAAACTAGCTAGCTACTTGATTAATCATTTAATTTCAAACTTTCCCAAAGAATGTAGTGTACATATTTATTCCTTAAAAATTAAGTATGAGAGGTATTGAGGATCCTGttatatacatagatatttaaaaaaaaatcacatttccaTGTAAGCATATTCAATTGTTATTTATCAGCTGAATATATCTTTAAAGAAGAGATGTCATTTTCCTCATGCTAAAGAAATATCTAAGTGTGATAATGAGTGTGAAAAATTATGGACTCCGGGCTGTGTGGGATAACTTATGTAGGCTTTCCATTTTTAATCACAATCATGTTTTCAAAGTTCTTAATATAAACTTCCTTTATCTATCTCCTAACCTCTTACTCGAAGTTTACATTCACACATTTACTTACAAAGGTTACTTGTCTTTTGATTATCCTGGGGATATGTTAAACTGGTGTTGTGATTTTGTTGATTTACTTTGATTTAAGTTTTTGAAATTATTGCATAATTATagaatttctcctttccctttcttccttccaaaccaTTCTTCACATTCCTCCCACTCTCCTTCTATTCCATTGactcttttttcattgttattacatgcacatatgtgtatgtatatatgtatatacacatatattcctaaattatAAACTGCTCAGCTcatataatattacttatatgATGTATGATTTCAGGTCTGACACTGTTTAGCACTGAACATCCAGTTGGTGAggttttccctggggaagaccaaaTTTCTCACTGCCAGTTTTCttcagttgcctatagttctttgtgttgaGTTGAGGCCTCATGAGTTTCTCTCAGTCTGCTTTGGCATGTTCACTGGTGTCATTCTTGTTCAGCCAATGTTTGGGCAATTACATTGATCATACTAATGGTTATAGCTTATGTCGTTACGAGGAagcacaatctcacagcaaaatacctgatcttctggctcttataacACCCCTACTCACTCTTCTGTAATGTTCCTTGTGCCTtaggtgtatgagtgttttgttggtgtatccattgggactggtCTCCACATCTCTGATTTTtattgattgtggttttctgtagtgggtGTCTTCTGTTTTAAAGAGAATTATCTTTGATGAGGAGTGAagactacatttatctgtgggtataaataCAAACATTTATAGATTTTTGTTAGTGATTATACTGATTTAGTAATGTAAGGGTTGTAGAATTTCCTCCAATAATCATGACTTTATCAACACTGAATAGTTAGCTAGATTTCCAGTACCAAGCATGGTTCCCCATTTTGTTGAACAGATCTTGAGTACAGTTATATAACTGTTGGTTTGTGGGCCATTCACCCCTAGGGTTACTGTTCAATGCTGGTCTTTCATGTGCTTCATAGGAACTATAGCtgggtaggatttttttttccattcaaaaatttacactccccccacattccactccctcacccacccttttccctcccccctccctccttaagagagggcagggaacctgccctgtgggaagtccaaggccctcccccatacATCCAgacctaggaagctttgcatccaaatagactagggtcctaaaaagccagttcatgcagtagaaacaagtcccagtgcctttatcaatggcttctcagtccatccccattgtcatccacattcagagagtccagtttgatcacatgctcattcagaccatgtccagctggatttgatgacTCCCATTAGAACaaacacactgtctcagtgggtggccCAACCCCTTGCAGTctagacttccttgctcatcttctccctccttctgctctttaactggacttttggagctcagtccgttgctctgatgagggtctctgtctctatctccatccgtcgccagacaaagattctatggtgatattcaagataatcatcagtgtgatagtggggcaaagacagtcaggcaccctctgctctgctgcccaaggacctagctggggacatctgcTGGGTAGGATTTTTGGTTGTTTTCCTGCTTTGGAAGAATTGTGCCTTTAGGTATCACAGAAGCTAGTCCTCAGTGGTTAGGCATTCAGATCCATTCTAGCTCAGGAAGCAGTGGGCCCTGTGTGTGAAGtgcatgatgtcttcagcaatagagactCAACTTCCACCTCTAGGAAGCGGtcaagggcaatagcaataggCTGTATGTTTTGAGAGCCTCTTGGACAGCCCTGGTAAGCAACTCAAAAATTTGCTTCTCATGTCTGATACAGAATTCTTTTATTAGGTAGTCTTTGACTCATGGAGGTAGATTTTGAATCAAGGTATTGGTTTATGCTTTGATTATTCTGAATCAATTTTAATCAGTAACTTCATTTGCTTAGATTTCCTAATTCTCTATAAGCCGATTATTAGCTAATTAACCTCTCctatttcttaagatttattttatacatttatggtgtgtgtgtgtgaacacaagtGTGTTCAGGTGTCCATGCCTGGAGAtctgaagaggatatcagattccttggagctggtaTTACAGGTATTTGTGAgatccccaccccccccacacacacctcagcTTGCTCTGTGGATGCTAGGTTCAAAACTGTGGCTCTCATAGATGtatagcaagcattcttaactactgagcaggcttttcttcatttctcccaCCATCAATTAAGATTTCTCGTTAGAATCACTCATTTTCTACGGTTTAATGCCCTTAACTGACCTCGATCATTATCACTCATCTAAGTGGTACTCTATTTGCACTTCTCCTGATAATTTTTCAAAAACTATAATTTTCTTTGCAAAGTCTTTTGTATTTCCAAACAGGCCAGGCTCGAGgaatcatttttacttttttaaaatcattaacgTCATCATctttattattgctgttattatgtgtgctatgtgtgttcACACGCTACAGGACATATATGAACTTTAGAGGAATAActcatgaaatttatttttcacttttttttttttttggttttttcgagacagggtttctctgtggttatcttcacacaggttctgggaatcaaactcatgttACTAGAGATGCATGGTAATTAACTTTGCcttctgagccatcctgctggccccAATCCATCTTCTAGAGAAAGACTTGATTTCATTCTGAAGTTTTtggcttttataaaaaaaaaatgacttatttctgggcatagtggcacatgccttaatttaagcactcaggagatagtggtcagagtttttctttgttcaaggtctccctagtctacacagtgagctccgtAACAGTCAAGGCTAGATAGAGAATTATATAGCCTTGTctaaaacattgaaaataaacactgatttaTTGACTATTGTTCCATGTGGCCctgaaatttcttaaaatatttaagttaatTTTAACGTATTTTGTAATACATCATGGTTAAGTTCTAGGATGTTTCTAGATTCTCTTCAAGTGCCCAAAAATTTAAAGACTGTCAAAATCATATGTTGTTTCATGTCAACATCTGTAGGTCCTCATCATTATTCCTTACCCACCCACTAGACTTACAGCTGCGAGTAGTTCCTTGGTCCTTCTTAGGTATGCATATGAGCTCtctatacttaatttttttttcctttaagaggaCCTGAAAGTTATTGGCTTGAAGTGTCCTAATCTTTGTGGAGAAGACAGAGTTTAAATTTAGATACTTGACAGCTAGCTAACACATCTGGGCTAACTACATTTTATATTGGCTAATCATTTACTGGTTTCTTACTTCTCTTATTTATATGCAATAAACAACATGAATTTGCATTTTTGAGGAGTCAAAAATACATCCAATGGAAAATCCTAGTGAAAGTAACAACTCAATTCTacattcaataaaatataaaaaaatttaaaaatgatgtatttctccttttagttaattttgttatttagCTCTAAATTATTAATTCATTGTCCATTCtactaaattattcattttttactttaaatttatttttattttatgtatgtagaagttttacctgtatgtatatctgtgtaccccTAGATTAGAGTAGAAAACAAGATTCAgctatctcttgtcaccaaaaaATACAGATAATGATATTGAAAATGAGCGTCACGGGATAAAGATTaacttacaaaagaaatggaaactatAAACAAGTTTGCATAGCAATTCCATTATCAGATAAAGTAAACTCTTACCTAAACTTCctcagaagagataaagaatgAGGAAAATCACCAAATAATTTAATGACTCTAAGTATGTATATATCCAATGCTGGGGCTcccaattttatataaaaaatactaAAGGGCACCAAGTGTCAGATATGTTTAGATACATTAAGAGTAGGTGATGTAATATCCATATTTCATCTTTAGCTCCGGCCAACAAAAAATCAAGCAAGAAACTTCATAGTGAAATTATATGACAGATTGATTGAATTTAAatgatatctatagaatatttagCACAGTGGTTAGGAAGACAAATTTTTTTAAGTGGTACTTGGAAACTACTTTAATATCAATCACATTATAATTCACAAAGTAagtcataagaaataaaaaagagaggaaTAATTTCTTGCATCATCatatcataaagaaataaactagaaatctacagagacagaaattaCATGAATATTTGGAGACTGAACAAAGAACTTTTGAAGGAATATTGATCCATTGAAGCTATCActgaggaaaatattttataaatacagtAGATGGTAAAATATGGTGAATATTAGGACAGAAATCGATGAAATAGGGATGCAAAAAacaatacataaaaaagaaacaaagctggCATACCACTAGAAAAGCTACTAAAAGGGAGAGAAGATCAAAAGTAACACAATTAACAATGGAAGGCAACTATTTCACAaaccaaagaaattaaaatgcttAGAATATATCCCCAAACCTGTAAAACCTATAAGAAACTGATAAATGCCTAAACATATatgttttactaaaaataaatcaagacattATTAACAACTCATATAGACCCATATTTAGTAGCATGATTGAAGAAGTAAGTAAAAGACCCTCTACAAAGAAAAGACCACTGCTAAATACACTGTTCAATTCTACAGTTAAGATGTGATACCAACACTTCACAAATGACCCCACATTTGTGAAAGGGAAGGGACTCTACCAAACTCATTCTACAAAATCCAATATCAGAATGAGATaaggacaaaataaaattaaatttaaaaagaaacctagTGTACAAAAATTATCAATGACACAATTCCAAAACAAATTTGAAACACATTAAGAAAATCATGCATTACCACCACCTTGCAGGTTTCAGCCCAAAGATGCACGATttgttcaacatatgcaaatccatgaaagtaatacactatataaatatatttaagaacaTAAATCTTAGTCTTAGAATATGTGATTAACTCTCTAATTGCATAAAAGCAAATATACCTACACATAGAAATAATTTCAcatattttgaaggaaaaaataatttaatgaagtcacacacatgaactcacagcagttgtgaTAGCATATAAAAAAGCCATGTAAATTTAggtcagacaaaatcccagcagggagggggaggtgggCATTGATTCCAACAGTAGTAaagagctattagcaattgatagCTACTGAGAGAGGGAAAGCCAGTTTTCTGTGACAACTTAGCTCCTGCTCAATCATACTCCAGTGAAGACCACTCATTTAAGAATATATGGTCAGTAGAAATGGGACTTactaagtaaaaaagaaaaaaaacaaataaaacacaaagttgGGTAGGTAGGGAAGGGGGctggatctgagaggagttggaagaaggagagaatatgatcaaaatacactataAAAAATTTTccaagaactaataaaaaaagaaagtgaagatcAGGTTGAGTATTCACAAAGGATTTCCAAGACACTGTCATTTGAAGTGACATTAATGTACTGATTGATTTGGTGTGAGGGTAGGTATGTATGCATGTCATAGAgtacctgtggaagtcagaggacaaatttaTGGAGTCCgtactctccttccaccatggttCTATGGCTTGAACCCAAATCATCAGTTTGCATCACAAGTGCTTATTCTCACGGAATAATCTCACCAGCCTTGAAAGTGATATTGAACCAACACAATTGGGAAGAATGAGTCACATAAGTGTTGGGGGAAGTGTTAAGGTTCTGAAACCAAAAAACATCATATTATATAAG
The sequence above is drawn from the Chionomys nivalis chromosome 5, mChiNiv1.1, whole genome shotgun sequence genome and encodes:
- the LOC130875106 gene encoding olfactory receptor 6N1, producing the protein MDTGNWSQVTEFIILGFPYLQGVQTYLFFLLLAIYLTTILGNLLIFLLVHMDSRLHTPMYKFVSILSFLELGYTAATIPKMLANLLSEKKTISFSGCLLQIYFFHSLGATECYLLTAMAYDRYLAICRPLHYPTLMTQTLCTKIAIGCWLGGLAGPVVEISLVSRLPFCGPNHIQHIFCDFPPVLSLACTDTSVNVLVDFIVNSCKILVTFLLILSSYLQIIRTVLRIPSAEGKKKAFSTCASHLTVVLIFYGSILFMYVRLKKSYSLDYDRALAVVYSVVTPFLNPFIYSLRNKEIKEALKRQLMRTGML